Genomic window (Kogia breviceps isolate mKogBre1 chromosome 15, mKogBre1 haplotype 1, whole genome shotgun sequence):
agaaaacaaaatccaacaatttGCTGTTTATAAGTTACAGATATATagcaaaatatatacacaaattttaaaaataaaatgccgaGCTAAATGAACTCTCATGCAAATGCAAATTCAAAAAAGCAAGGGGCTTCCATTATGATATTTGGAAAAGAGAAGTTGAAGCTAGAAGCATTAAAAGAGGCAAAGAGGGCACTAAAAGGCACAGTTTTTCAATATGTCACTATTAAACATATATGCCCAAAATATGGTAATTACTTGATCATTTGTACCCTGCCTATTTCTTAAGAAGATAACTGCACAACTAACAAAGCAACAacatacataaaaaagaaacagaaattaaagcaaaatagaaatacgtaaagaaaaaaacacacaaaattagACTGTGATTTGACTAGGTAAATGAGTGTTCTTACCTACTTTGGGGTCACAGAGCCCTTCCAAAATGTGCTGAGTGCTACAGACCCCCTTCCCAGAATAATTCATGCATGCACATATCCACACAGCTTTGTTCAATCCCCAGCGTCCATGACCTCTGAAACCCCTGCATGCTCATGGACTCCCAGGCAGTCCTTAGACCCCAGGTTAAGAACTCTGAAGTAAAGTTAGAGAGAGTATggatttgaataaaataatataaaaactgaTTTAACAAATAGAACTGATGGAGTAAAAACACGTTTCTTGAGAGTACACAAATGTCTTATAAAAACTGATAATATATTCAGGCCCAGAAAAGTTCTATGGACACTTAGAAATGTTGACACCACCACGTACCAAAAGAAGTAACAGCCATAACCTCAGCATTCATCACTGGGAAATgttaaattaataataacaataataatagttggGCCAAAGGGAAAGTCCTAAGGACAACAGCAAAAGACAACACATGTCAACATTACAGAGCGCAGAAAAAGCTctaactgtaagaaaaaaaaatcataggctAAAGTACCCCCATTtactagaaatattaaaaatgattaacTGTATCTAAATAATCTTAGAAATGTAAAGTattaagtcaaaaaaaaaaaagaaagaaaagagcagaatACATGTACTTTGACAAACAATTCAATTAGTAAACAGAACCAAGAACTGGAGCTTTACAACACTCAACaactaaaagaaggaaaaaatgtaagacaataaaacaaaaacaaacaactaaacTCAAGGACGATTAAAATATTACCAAGATGATCTCTTATAATATCACACTGTTTGagaacctaaataaatgaaaagatttaaaaatacataagaaatcagtgaaagaatTTGAACTGAAAGGACAAGGTTCTGCTCACACTTCCTACAAAGAAAGTACCTGCCTGGTCTGACCATGGTTTTGTGAGTCTGTCAACCCTTCAGAAAGGGGATTTTAATCCCCATGTTACAGagtcaaaaggaagaaaggagatgcaggggaggaagagaaaaagtgcATATTCAAAAATGTGAGAACAGCATAAATGAGCTGAGAGAAGCTGGGCGTGAGTGGGGTGCATCTGGGCGTGGTGGGAACACTGAGATGCTTGCTCGCGCGGGTAACCCAGGCTGGCTAAAATGGGGGTTTACGTGCAGAAGACCCCTGAAGGTTGGTTTTAAGGAGAGTGGTGACATGTGCAAAATgatgcttgaaaaaaaaaaatttggctggTGCACAGTGTGCGGGGACAGATATCAAAAGTAGGAAGCCGACAACTGGCCAAGGCTGAGGCCAAATGCTGGGACAGCAGCGGGCGAGGAGGTAGATCTTGGGGGGGCGATGTCCCACCTGCACTGAGCAGGGGTGTCAGTACTCTGTCTTCACTCTCACTGGTGACTGAAGACCCTCCGTGCAGGCTGCCTgcagacagtgcctggcactgccCGGTCAGGATGGTCCACCTGCTCACGCAGAGGCTCTGCGGGGCCTGGAGAGCTGGTTCAATGCTCCACAGACTCACACAGCAGAGAGGAGCTGGACAGAGCTGATCTTCCCAGCCCAACAGACCTGTTGTTTTAACATCTCTGGCCTACCAAGCCCCACTTAAGAAGTAACCACTATGGCTTTCCCATTTTCATTCATCTAAACTATACACAGCTGCCCAGCTGAGCTTCTCATAAGCTGAAATAACTAGTGTGACCATGATGGGTTCGTGGGATTTCAACCAGAGACTTGGAAAGCTTCAAAATAGCTCAGACTGCGTCCTCCCCGCACTAGCTCTGAGGAGCCCGGGGAGCCAGAACTAAAGATCCTTGTGGACACACAAAGGCCTGGGACAAACGCTTACCAACCAGCCAGACACGGCACTGCCTGAGCCCATCCCTGGGGTGGTGGGCAGAGGTCTGAGACAGGATGGCCACCTTCAAGCTCTGCTCTGGACGATGCCATCTGGGAGATGCTGGGGCTGCCTGGGAGCCAGCACAGGCTCACAGCCTGCTATGCAGGGGAACCTTctaatcacctggggagctttaaaaacatGCCACTGTCAGAGCCCCACCTCTGGGGATGCCCATTTGAACTGGTCAGGGCAGGACGCAGACAATGGTATTCATTAAACCACCCCCAGGGGGGAGGACAGAAAGgacaggacacagacacactgcTGCTGCGGGGACGGCGTGCAGTAAGTGTCCTGCCCAGGGTGCCGCACCCAGGACACaagctggagagagggagggaaagcctGGCTGAAGGGGGGGGGCCCTGCCATGTCGGGAACCAGACAGGGATGCACCTCCCCTGAAGGTGGGGCAGGGGTCACTGTGGGTCTCCATCCTCAATTGCCAGCCGACAAAGCACGTTCATGCGTGGTCCTACTCTGAACAGGAGCCTTGCACCAGCCCTTAGGGGAATGTGGCCAGTCCCAATATGCCCACCTCACGGAAGGGGTCaccaaggtgagggaggggccagAACTGGAACTTGAACCCAGACCTTCTGACTGAATCACCTTCTATCCCCTTGCACCAGAGGGCGGAGGGGAGGCTGCAAAGCGCCGACCAGAGACGGGCCCTGATGATGTCCAAGGCATGCTGTGGTTGGGGCCCTAGGTCTGGTGGAGGGTTACCCCGGGGGAACAGTGAGCCTTTGGCCGGGCTGAGCCAGAGCCAGGCTGCACCGTCTGCCAGCCTCTGGGACCATGCCTCCACCTCCTGGAAGAGCTGCCAGCCAGAACCGCCCTCATCTAACCCACATCAAGGGCTGAGAGAGCACACAGGGGCCTCACTCCCACACCCAGGATGAGTCCTCCAGACCCTCCCTCTGCTCTGTCACCTGAGCTGGCCGTCCCCACCAGTGCCCGAGGTGGGCTGCTGACGCGTCTACTTTGGATCCATTTTCCTTCAGTTGATTGGACCGCGAACACAGTTACTTCTTCTAAAAGTGCCTGATGTTAGAGCTCATCTGACATTTTCATGGGTTTAACTCCACTTTCTCCCTCTGACGTTTATTCTTCTTCTGGACTCTGGAAAAAGCGAATAGAGGGCAAAACTAAACCCCATTGGGTCACAGGTGAGCACAAGACAACTGAGAGCCGGCTGTGCCCTGGCGCCCTGGCCCttggcctccctccccaccccacccagtccCCCTGCTGGGCCAGGGCCGCGGAGGGGGGCCAGGCCCTGCCACCAGGGTGGGCGGGCATTTCCAGGAGGCACTGGTCTGGGGAGGCGGGCAGGCCTCACAGATGAGCGGGGGGCAGGGCTCCAGCTGGCAGAGGCGCAGGCCGTGGTGCCAGCCCCTCCTCTAGAGCTTGTCCCCTGCATGGACCTTCTGGTGGCGGATGAGGTGCGAGCTGCCCCGGAAGGCTTTGCCACAGCGGTTGCACTCATAGGGCCTCTCCCGTGTGTGGGTCTTGTAGTGCTCGATGAGGGCCGAGCGGTGCCGGAAGGCCTTGCCGCACTCATTGCACACGTAGGGCTTCCGTCCCGTGTGGATGCGCTGGTGCTGGATGAGGGCCGAGCTGTGACAGAAGGCCTTGCCGCACTGGCCACACTCGTAGGGCTTCTCGCCGGTGTGGATGCGCTGGTGCTCGATGAGCGAGGAGCTCTGGCTGAAGGCCTTGCCGCACTTGTGGCACTTGTAAGGCTTCTCACCCGTGTGCGTCTTGCGGTGCTCAATGAGGTTGGAGCTCTGGCTGAAGGCCTTCCCGCACTCCTCGCATGCATATGGCTTCTTGCCTGTGTGGATCCTCTGGTGCCGGATGAGGTGGGACCGGTGGCAGAAGGCCTTCCCACAGAGCTCGCACTCGTGCGGTTTCTTCAGTGTGTGGATCTTCCGGTGCTGGCTCAGGCCCGAACTCTGGTTGAAGGATTTCCCGCACTCCTTACATTGATAGGGCTTCTCCCCGGTGTGGATGCGTTCGTGCTTCCGGAGGCTCGAGCTCCGACTGAAGTCCTTCCCGCACTCTCTGCATGCGTATGGCCTCTTCCCGGTGTGGGTCTTCTGGTGTTGAGCGAGGGCAGAGCTCTGGCGGAAGGCCTTGCCGCACTCCCGGCACTCGTAGGGCTTCTCCCCCGTGTGGATGGCCTGATGCCGCAGCAGGTGAGAGCTCTGGCTGAAGGCCTTGCCGCACTCACAGCACTCGTAGGGCTTCTCCCCCGTGTGGATCACCAGGTGCCTGAGCAGGTGCGAGCTCTGGCTGAAGGCCTTGCCGCACTCGCGACACGCATAGGGCTTGGCTGGCTGTGCAGTCCTGTGAGGCCCCTCGGGTCCCGAGTCCCCCCTGCCCGCCGTCTCCCCATCGGGCTTACCGGACACTTCCCCGCTGTCGATTATCTGGCACATAGTCAGGTCTGATTTCTGGAAGAAGGTTGGGCTGGACAGCTCATCGTCCTGGGGTCTGTCTCCTGGGGGGATGCTCTGATGCTGGATGGGGCTCGAGCACATACTGATATTCCCCTCATAATCGTCCTGCTCCCCCAGAGGGATCTCCTTGTAGATGACAGCCATCTGCTCTAAACCCCTTTCCTGAAGAAAAGGGTCCCCCGGGTCCTCCTCCGGGAAAAGGTTTGTCTGCATCTCCAACCGGTCCTCAAACACGAAAGCGTCACCCAGCTTGGCTGCCGGGGGAATCTCCATTGTGGGTCCGGGCTCAGCCCCAGTGACTGTTTCTCTTTGGGACACACTTACTGCTCTCagattctgaaaagaaaacaagagacaCTGTCAA
Coding sequences:
- the ZNF70 gene encoding zinc finger protein 70, with the translated sequence MEIPPAAKLGDAFVFEDRLEMQTNLFPEEDPGDPFLQERGLEQMAVIYKEIPLGEQDDYEGNISMCSSPIQHQSIPPGDRPQDDELSSPTFFQKSDLTMCQIIDSGEVSGKPDGETAGRGDSGPEGPHRTAQPAKPYACRECGKAFSQSSHLLRHLVIHTGEKPYECCECGKAFSQSSHLLRHQAIHTGEKPYECRECGKAFRQSSALAQHQKTHTGKRPYACRECGKDFSRSSSLRKHERIHTGEKPYQCKECGKSFNQSSGLSQHRKIHTLKKPHECELCGKAFCHRSHLIRHQRIHTGKKPYACEECGKAFSQSSNLIEHRKTHTGEKPYKCHKCGKAFSQSSSLIEHQRIHTGEKPYECGQCGKAFCHSSALIQHQRIHTGRKPYVCNECGKAFRHRSALIEHYKTHTRERPYECNRCGKAFRGSSHLIRHQKVHAGDKL